TTCGCGGCCTCGTAGGCCTCCTCGGGGGAGACCTCCTCGAGGTCCGAGAAGCGCTCTCGAGCCGTGGGCAGGAAGAACTCCCAGAACGGCCGCGAGCGCCCGACGTGGTTCTCCCAGAGCCGCGACTGGGACTCGTGGACGGTGAGGTCGCGGGCCTCCCCCAGCGGGGTGCCGTAGTGGTCGTCGGGCAGCCCGAGGGTGTAGTTGGCGTGACCGAACTCGTGGATGGTCGACGTGATCGACCCCAGGAGGTCGGACTCGTCGAAGCGGGTCGTCACGCGGGCGTCGAACTGCGTCCCCGACGAGAACGGGTGCGGTGCAGTGTCGAGCCGCCCCCGGCCCCAGTCGTATCCCAGCGCGTCGAGGACGTCCCGCGCGAGGGCCTCCTGGTCGTCGTCGTCGAACTCGCCGGCGAACGCGTCCGTCGCCAGCTCCGCGTCGCTCTCCTCGATCGCTTCGATCAGCGGCACCAGCTCGTCGCGCAGCCGCTCGAGCACCCGCTCGGCGGTCTCGAGGTCGAGATAGGGTTCGTAGTCGGCGAACAGCACCGCGTACGGGTCCGCGTCGGGGTCGATGTGTTCGGCGTACTCCCGTTTGAGTTCGACCAGCGTCTCGAGGGTCGGCGCGAACGTCGAGAAGTCGTCCTCCTCGCGCGCCTCCATCCAGACGGGGTGGGCGTTGGCGGTCGTCTCGGAGATCTCCTCGACGAGTTCACCCGGAACGCTCGTCGCGCGGTCGTACTGCCGGCGCACCTCGCGGACGACGGCGGCCTGCTCGGCCGAGAGCTCGTCCCCTTCCAGCTCCTCGAGCAGTTCGCCCGTCTCCTCGGCGGTCAACAGCTCGTGGCTGAGCGACGAGAGCGTCGAGAGCTGTTTGGCGCGGGCCGGCGTGCCGTCCTCCGGCATGACGACCTCCTGGTCCCAGCGCAGGATTCCGGCGGCGTTGCCGACGTTCGAGATGCGCTCGACGCGCTCGAGAAGCTGCTCGTAGGCGTCCCCCTCCGCGGCTGCCGTCTGTTCCGTAGACATCGAATCGACGTACCGTGGGCGGACCTATCAAGCTCTTGGTTCCGGAGCCTCGGCGGTGCCTTCGAAGCGAGCGGGGCCGTCGACGGTGCCGAAACGCTATTTCCGCTCCGGACCGACTGTGGGGGTATGGGATTTTTCGAACGCGCGGGCCGGAAGGTCGAGGAGTTCAAGCAGGAGGCCACGCGGACCGCCGAGAGCGAAGCGGAGTACGAGTGTACCGCGTGTGGCGAACGGTTCTACACGGCACAGACGGCCTGTCCCGAGTGCGACAGCGACGCGATCGAACCGCTCGAGTAAGTCGGTCTCGACCCGACGATCATCCGGGCGCCGGACCCGCGACCGTCGCCGTCACGAGGCGGTACTCCATGGGAACGGCGTTTCGGCGGTCGTCGAAGTACCCCTCGATCGTCTCGAGCATCGCCTTGAGGGCCGCGTCGCGGGAGACGTATCTTGCCCCTTGCTACCACAGCACGTGCGTCGAGAGCATAACGGTACGGAGCCGTCAGCGATCGGACCGAAGGTCGGGCGAGAGGACGGCGAGTGCTACCCCAGCCAGCGCTTCGCAGCCTCGCGGTAGATCCGCTCGCAGCGCTCGAGTACTTCGAGCGAGACGCTCTCGGTTTTCGTGTGCGCCTGGCCCGGCTCGGAGGCGCCACAGATCACGCACTCGGTGCCCGCCTGCGCGAGCCAGCCGGCGTCGGTCGCGTGGGGTTTCGTGACGTGGTGGGGCGTCCCCGACTGGACCGCATCGGCGGCCTCGAGCACGGTCGCCGCGAACGCCTCGTCGGTACACTCCATCGGCGGGAGGTCCTGGTCGACCGTCCGGGTGATCCCCTCGCGCTTCTCGAGTTGCTCGAGGTCCGCGCGTTCGCCGGGAACCGTCCGCTCGTCGACGGTGATCGTACAGCGGTCGGGGACGACGTTTATCGCCGAGCCGCCCTCGATCTCGGTGACGACGACGCTCCCCGAGAGCGGCTCGTCCAGCACCTCGACGCTGGGGACCTCGAGGCCCCGGATCTCGCCGACAGCGTCTGCGGCCCGGTAGATCGCGTTCTCACCCGCCTCGGGCTCGCTGGCGTGGCTGGCCGTCCCGCGGGCGGTGATCGTACTCCCCCGGCGGCCGCGGTGGGCGACGACGACGTCCGTCACGCCGGGGCCGGAGTAGTTCGTCGAGCCCTCGGCGACGATCGCGTGCTCGGGAGCGAACCCGTTCTCGATGGCGTGGCGGGCGCCGGTCCCCCCGACCTCCTCGCCGACGAAACTGGCGAAGACGAGTTCGCCCGCGGGCTCGGCGTCGACCGAGCGCGTTCGGCCGCTCGAGGAGCGCACCTCGCTGTCGCGGAAGGCGACCGCCGCGGCCGCGACGGCGCCCTTCATGTCCGCCGCGCCGCGGCCGTAGAGGCGACCGTCGCGGGTCTCGACGACGTACTCGTCGCCGTCGACCTGCGAGGGGGCCGGCGGGACGACGTCGTGGTGGCCGACCAGCGCCAGCGACGGGCCGGAGCCCTTGCGGGCGATCACGTTGCCGACCGCGTCGCGGGTGACGTCCGCGTCGGTCTCGCGTCGCAGCCACGCCTCGAGTGCGTCGCCGGCGGCGGTCTCGTCGTCGTGGCTCGGGATCGAGACGAGTTCGCGCGCCAGCTCGAGTACTGCCATGCACCGGGGTTCGTCCTCGGGGGTGTTGGCTCCGTCGACATCGGCAGGGACGCCGGCTGCGTGTGACTCCCGCAGCCTTATACCGGCCGCTGTCGAATCCCCGGGCATGAACGTCGTGCCGGATACGAGCGTGGTCATCGACGGCCGCGTCGCTGCGGCGATCGAAGACGGGCAGTTCGAGGGAGCGACGATTTCGGTTCCCGAAGCCGTCGTCGCCGAACTCGAAGCACAGGCCAACGACGGCCACGACAGCGGCTGGGACGGCTTATCCGAGCTCAAGCGCCTCGCGGACCTCGCCGACGAGGGCGTCATCAGCCTCGAGTACGTCGGCGAGCGACCCGACGCCATCGAGCGCGGCCACGCGAGCGAGGGCGAGATCGACGCCCTCATCCGGGACCTGGCCGAGGAGCTCGACGCCACGTTCGTCACGAGCGACATCGTCCAGGCCGAAGTCGCCCAGGCGAAGGGGCTCGACGTCGAGTACGTCTCCCCCGAGGTCCGGGAGGTCGGCACGCTCGCCCTCGAGGAGTACTTCGACGACCTGACGATGAGCGTCCACCTGAAGACCGACACCGTCCCGATGGCCAAGCGGGGCGAACTCGGCGAGATGCGCTACGTGGAAATCGCCGACGAGCCGCTCTCCGAGGCGGAGGTCGACGAGCTGGCCCGCGAGGTCGTCGACGGCGCCAAGGAGGCCACCGGCGGCTTCATCGAACTCTCCGAGCCGGGGATGAAGATCGTCCAGTTCAGAGATTACCGGATCGCCATCGCCCGCCCGCCGTTTTCCGACGGGATCGAGATCACCGCCGTCAGGCCGATCGCCCAGACCGACATGGAGGACTACGAGCACGCCGACGAACTCAAAGAGCGGCTGCTCGAGCGCCAGCGCGGCGTCCTGATCTCGGGCTCGCCGGGGGCGGGGAAGTCGACGTTCGCCCAGGCGGTGGCGCGCTACCTGAGCGATCACGACTACGCCGTGAAGACGATGGAAAAGCCCCGAGACCTCCAGGTCGGCCCGGAGATCACCCAGTACACCGAGCTGGGCGGGCAGATGGAGAAGACCGCCGATGCCCTGCTGATGGTCCGGCCCGACTACACCATCTACGACGAGGTGCGAAAGACGAACGACTTCGAGGTGTTCGCGGACATGCGGCTGGCGGGCGTCGGCATGATCGGCGTCGTCCACGCCACCCGCCCGATCGACGCCCTCCAGCGGCTGATCGGCCGGGTCGAACTCGGGATGATCCCGCAGGTCGTCGACACCGTCGTCTACATCGACGCCGGGGAGGTCGCGAAGGTGTACGACGTGAAGACGGAGGTCAAGGTGCCCGCGGGCCTCACCGAGGAGGATCTCGCCCGCCCGGTGATCCAGGTCACCGAGTTCGAGACCGGCGTCCCCGAGTACGAGATCTACACGTTCAACCGCCAGGTCGTCACCGTCCCGCTGAAAGACGAGGAGGGCGGTCCCGGAAGCGAGTCCGGCGTCGACCGTATCGCCAAAGGCGAGATCGAACGCGAGATCCGTTCGATCGCCCGCGGTTACGTCGACGTCGAACTCAAAAGCCAGGATCGCGCGGTGGTCTACGTCGACGAGGACGACATCTCGACGGTGATCGGCAAGGGCGGCGGCCGGATCACCGACGTCGAGAACCGCCTGGGGATCGACATCGACGTCCGGACCCACGAGGAGAACCCCCACCACGGGACGAGCGGCGGTGAAGCCCCGTCGCGGTCGAGTAGCGGAGGGGGCCAGCCCGCCGGCCAGATCGTCACCCCCGAGATCACCTCGAGACACATCGTGATCCCCCTCGACAGCCACCACGGCGAGACCGTCGAGGTCCAGGCCGCGGGCGACTACCTCTTTACCGCGACGGTGAGCCGCGGCGGCGAGATCCAGGTCTCTCGAGGGAGCGCGATCGCGGACGAACTCGAGCGGGCGATCGACCGGAAGGATCCGGTTACCGTGGTTCCATCGTAATCACAAAGCGGCGTAGCCGTACACGAACGAAGCGGGCCCGGGCGGAACGTCAGCTCTGAGCCGAGGGGTCGCCGCCGAAGAACTCGGTATTTCGCCACCAGAACAGTCCCCAGGCGACGATGAATCCGAGCGCCATCGCGATCATGTCGGTCACGAGCGTCGGCAGCCCCGCGTCGGCGATCAACACGAGCGCCATCGAACTGCCGAGGGCCGCCCCGACCAGGACGAACGCGATATCGCCGGCGATGTGCGCCCGAGAGTGCTCCCAGTAGTGGCTGCGGTCGTCGTCGTACCAGAACCCGATGTAGACGAGCACGGGAGACATCGCCGTGATGATCGTGACTACCTGGTAGGCGTCCGGCAGCCCCAGCGGGAACAGAACGAGCCAGTTGACGAGGTTCGCGAGGATCGACGCGAGGATCAACCCGATCAGCAACCAGCCCCAGCGAGGAAGTGACTCCTTGTCCATACGCCGACTCGAGGGGCGAAAAAAATAACTGTTGCCGTTCCCGACCGACTCACTCCGCACAGCAGGCGTCCTTGTTCGCCGACTCCTCGACGCCGCCGCCGTCCGCCGTCACCGGCTCCTGAATGCGGTACAAACTCTGACGCGCGTCGGCGAAGTAGATGTTCTCGTCGACGAGTCCGATCTCGCCGAGTCGCTCCAGGGCGTACCGAACCGTCCGCGCCGAGAGCATCGACTCCTCGACGATCTGCTTCTGCGTGAGCGGCCCATCGTACTCGAGTACTTTGAAAACGAGTTTCGCACTCGGTGGCAAGTCCGAGATATCCTCCCCATCAGTCTCTACCATGTTACGAATCGAAAACCTCCAGCAGTATAAAAGTTGAGCCTTACGAGCCGACATTCTCGCACTAATATACACGCCACCAGTGCAGAAATATGTTGTTTCAGTGCCTGAAGGGCACGAACAGCGCACGTATTGACCAGTCAGTCAGGACCGGCCTCTTCGGAGGGATGGATGAACGTATGTGATTGAAATCCAATAAATCTGTGCAGTGATATGGGCGGGCGCCGGCTAGAGCTTCTCCCACGCGCTGGAGTCCTCGGCGTCGACGAGATCGTCGGGTGCGTCGTCGCCCTCGGGTGGCGACTGTTCGGCGATCTCGACCGACGGCCAGGCCGTCTCCTCCCAGGTGCCCCGCTCGCTGAAGTAGTAGACGACGTCGTCGTTGACGACGGCGAACAGCCCGCGGCGGCGGTCGTGGACGACCCGCTCGCCCGAGTCGATCGCCACGTCGACGACGTCCTCGAGGCTGTCGAGTTCGACCTGGTGGTCGCCGATCCACATCGGGATCGTTCCGTTCGAGATCCACTCGGCGTAACGGCGCTTGTGGACCGCCTGGCGGGCCTGCTCGGGGTCGACGTCCGATCGGCCGTAGACGACCGCCGCGGCCCCGAACGCGGAGACCCCCACGACGAGCAACAGCGCGACGAGCGAGACGTTCGGTCCGTCGGTCACTTCGGTGTGGACGGTTTCGGTGTGCGGATTCGAATCCTCGAGGGGGTCCTCGAGCCAGTAGGCGTCTCCGGTCGCCTCGAGCGGGCTCGTCGCCGCGAGTTCGCCGGCGTACTCGCCGGTGTCGTACTCGACGAGCACCTCGAGGGAGGCGTCGACCGTGCCGACGCCGCCGAGTTCGCGTTCGACGTCGTGTTTGCGCTCGAGAACCGCCGGCACGTCGACGTCGATCTCGGAGGTGGCGACGCCGTCTTCGACCGGCGCCGTGTGGCGGTCGACGGTCGCAGTTTCCTCCCAGAACACCGACCCGCCGCGGGTCGCCTCGAGGCGAATCCGTACCTCGTGTGTGACGTCGGCGTCGTCCGAGCCGACCGCCGTCGCCGGCGAGACGACCAGCGTCGGCGAATCGTTCAGCAGGTACACCGCGTTGTCCTCGAGTTCGGTTCCCTCCGCCCAGAGCCCGTCCTGGACGACGAGGGCGCTCGTGGACGCTTCCGTCGACACCTCTCCGCCGACCTCCTCGGGAACGGTCGTCGTCTCGGGCGTCGCGGCGACCCAGCCGGCCGCCACGACGGCGAGAACGCCCACGACGACCAGCACCAGCAGGAGCCGTCGGCCGTGGGTTGCGATCAGCAGGTCGACGCGCGGGTTCTCGGTCACGAACCGCCACCCCCGGGCACTGCGACCGGTTCGCGGCGGCTCAGGTCGTCCCACCCGCCGTCCTGGCCCCACCGAGACCACTGACCTCTCACAAGGAATACAATACACTCTGTTATCATAAAATTGTTGATTCGTTTCTAGATATCAGCGCCACCGCCGCAGTTTCCGCTCGAGTCTGACCGACCGCGGGACGTGCGAGCCGGCGCTTCGAAGCCTGAGATCGCCCGTTCCGAACAGTGCGGCGACGACACCGGTGATCGCGCCGACCAGCACCGCGTTCACGGCGCCGATCGCGACGAGCGGGTGGAGTCCGTGGAGCCACGCCAGCACCGACGGCGGCAACACCAGCAGGTACCGCGACTCCTCGACGTGGTGGACGGTCTCTCCGCTTTCCTCGGGTGCCGTGAGCGTCACCGTCGTCCCGCCGGTCGCGCGGCTGCCAACCGCGACGCGCTCCGTGGCGACCGCCGTGGCGCCGCTGGCCGGCTCGAGGACCGCGACGACGGGCACGAAGCCGGCGTTGTCGATCGCGTGCTCGAGTTCGGTCGTCTCCCCGGGTGCGACGACCTGTGGGTCCTCGGTCGGCGACGCCGTCGCCACGAGGCCGTACTCGTGAACCCCAGACGGGACGACCATCGCCGCGGTTGCGAGCGTCACGAGGACGAGCAACACGGCGACGAGGACGGTTCGGAACGCGAGCACGTTTCGCCGCGAGTCGGGCCGACGCGGGTGGCGCGTCGCCGCGCCGGATCGGTCGAGCAGCGCGCCGAAACCGAGCAGGGCGACGCCGACGCCGACGAGCAGCGCCCCGACGTTGTCGCCCTCGAGCTGGGCCGTCGTCCCGGCCGCCCCGGTCACCGAGCCGACGGCGGTTTCGACGCCGCTCTGGACGCCCATGATCGCCGTTCCGAGGTGCGGGATGGTGACGACCTCGCCGTTCACCTGGAGGGCGACGGCCACGATCTGGCCGTCGGTCACCGGCGGCTCGCCGCCGTCCTGGTCGGTAAACGGGTTCGCGTCGCCGTGGGTGACGTAGCCCTCGTCGGTCTCGGCGACGACCCGGTGAGTCGTGAGCCCGCCGTCGTGGAGGTGCGTGGCGTCGAAGACGACGACGTCGCCCGTTCCCACCTCGCCGGCGACCGCACTCGGCACCGCGACGAAGCCGTCGCCGGCGTCCATCGTCGGCTCCATACTCCCCGTCGCGACGTAGCCGAGCAGGATCGGTTGGCCGAACAACTGGCCGAGGAGCAACGAGAGCACCACGACCGCGAGGACGACGGCGCCCGCTCGCTCGAGAATCGTTCGCGCCGTCATCCGGGCGTATCCTCCCTGTCCATCGCTCGAGTGTCCCTCACCGTTTCCCACTGCCGGCGCCCGCCCGCAGCCCGACCCGCGGTCCGGTTCGATGCCGGCCGCCCCACCGCACCGGGGGCGTTTCGTCCGTTCTGGGTCGGGAACCGGTCTAAATCTTGTGGCCGTTCGCCCGAAGCGCGACCCGCGAACGCGCGCTCGAGCGGCGTTCGCGACACGAAGTCACCACCGCCAGCGCCGGCGGACGGCGCCGGCTGCGAACAGCAGGCCGAGCACCGCCGGCGGCGCGACGGCGACCCCCATCGAACTCGCCAGTTCGCGGCTGCCGGCCGACAGCAGCGGCTGCGTGACCGTCACCTCCCCCGCCTCGACGCCGCTGATCGCCACCTCGTAGGTCCCTTCCTCGGCGAGCGGTCGTTCGAACGTCACCGTTCGTTCCTCGCCCGGCTCGAGCGCGAGCGCCTGGGTCTCGAGGACGATCCCCCCGACGGCGAACTCCGCGAAGACGTCGCCCGCCTCGTCGCCGTGGTTCTCGAAGGTCGCCGTCGCCACGACGGGCTCGCCGGGTCGGACCGTCTCCGACTCGAGGGTCGCGTCGTCGACGGTGACGTTCGCGCCGCCGGTCGGTTCCGAAACCGTTACCGTCTCGGTGTGGTCGCCGATCCCCACCTCGAACGTGCCGGCGAGGTCCATCGACCGCTCGAACTCGACGGTTTCGGTTTCGCCGGGGCCGACCACCACGGTCGTCCGATCGACCACCACCCCGTCGACGGTGAGTTCGACCGGCACCACCGCGGTTCGCTCGCCGGGGTTCTCGAGCGTGGCGGTCACCGAGAGGGTGTCGCCGGCCTCGAGGTCGGTGCCCGAGAGGGTGACGGCTGGGGGCTCGAGGCTCACCTGCTCCGCCGCCCGGCTATCGCTGTCGTCGTCATCCTCTGCGTACTCGACGGTGAACGTGATCTCCTCGCGCGCGTCCGACGCCACGTGGGTGTCGACGGCGACCCCGATCGAGATCGGTTCGCCGGGGGTTGGCTCGAGGGGGCTCGAGCCGTCGACCGGCGTTCCGGATTCGTCGTAGAGGGTGAGGCCGTCGACGTCGTGCTCAAGCCAGATCCGCTCGACTGCGTCGTCGGTAGCGGTGACCGTGAACACGTCGTCCGCCGTGGTTACGGCGTCGTCGTTGAGGC
Above is a genomic segment from Natrononativus amylolyticus containing:
- a CDS encoding S26 family signal peptidase, with protein sequence MTARTILERAGAVVLAVVVLSLLLGQLFGQPILLGYVATGSMEPTMDAGDGFVAVPSAVAGEVGTGDVVVFDATHLHDGGLTTHRVVAETDEGYVTHGDANPFTDQDGGEPPVTDGQIVAVALQVNGEVVTIPHLGTAIMGVQSGVETAVGSVTGAAGTTAQLEGDNVGALLVGVGVALLGFGALLDRSGAATRHPRRPDSRRNVLAFRTVLVAVLLVLVTLATAAMVVPSGVHEYGLVATASPTEDPQVVAPGETTELEHAIDNAGFVPVVAVLEPASGATAVATERVAVGSRATGGTTVTLTAPEESGETVHHVEESRYLLVLPPSVLAWLHGLHPLVAIGAVNAVLVGAITGVVAALFGTGDLRLRSAGSHVPRSVRLERKLRRWR
- a CDS encoding CARDB domain-containing protein, encoding MIFPATAIALNFDTTNPISLEPTSQYATTENGDLELKLDRLNDDAVTTADDVFTVTATDDAVERIWLEHDVDGLTLYDESGTPVDGSSPLEPTPGEPISIGVAVDTHVASDAREEITFTVEYAEDDDDSDSRAAEQVSLEPPAVTLSGTDLEAGDTLSVTATLENPGERTAVVPVELTVDGVVVDRTTVVVGPGETETVEFERSMDLAGTFEVGIGDHTETVTVSEPTGGANVTVDDATLESETVRPGEPVVATATFENHGDEAGDVFAEFAVGGIVLETQALALEPGEERTVTFERPLAEEGTYEVAISGVEAGEVTVTQPLLSAGSRELASSMGVAVAPPAVLGLLFAAGAVRRRWRW
- a CDS encoding PINc/VapC family ATPase; amino-acid sequence: MNVVPDTSVVIDGRVAAAIEDGQFEGATISVPEAVVAELEAQANDGHDSGWDGLSELKRLADLADEGVISLEYVGERPDAIERGHASEGEIDALIRDLAEELDATFVTSDIVQAEVAQAKGLDVEYVSPEVREVGTLALEEYFDDLTMSVHLKTDTVPMAKRGELGEMRYVEIADEPLSEAEVDELAREVVDGAKEATGGFIELSEPGMKIVQFRDYRIAIARPPFSDGIEITAVRPIAQTDMEDYEHADELKERLLERQRGVLISGSPGAGKSTFAQAVARYLSDHDYAVKTMEKPRDLQVGPEITQYTELGGQMEKTADALLMVRPDYTIYDEVRKTNDFEVFADMRLAGVGMIGVVHATRPIDALQRLIGRVELGMIPQVVDTVVYIDAGEVAKVYDVKTEVKVPAGLTEEDLARPVIQVTEFETGVPEYEIYTFNRQVVTVPLKDEEGGPGSESGVDRIAKGEIEREIRSIARGYVDVELKSQDRAVVYVDEDDISTVIGKGGGRITDVENRLGIDIDVRTHEENPHHGTSGGEAPSRSSSGGGQPAGQIVTPEITSRHIVIPLDSHHGETVEVQAAGDYLFTATVSRGGEIQVSRGSAIADELERAIDRKDPVTVVPS
- a CDS encoding zinc ribbon domain-containing protein, encoding MGFFERAGRKVEEFKQEATRTAESEAEYECTACGERFYTAQTACPECDSDAIEPLE
- a CDS encoding MarR family transcriptional regulator — protein: MVETDGEDISDLPPSAKLVFKVLEYDGPLTQKQIVEESMLSARTVRYALERLGEIGLVDENIYFADARQSLYRIQEPVTADGGGVEESANKDACCAE
- a CDS encoding M20 family metallopeptidase, producing MAVLELARELVSIPSHDDETAAGDALEAWLRRETDADVTRDAVGNVIARKGSGPSLALVGHHDVVPPAPSQVDGDEYVVETRDGRLYGRGAADMKGAVAAAAVAFRDSEVRSSSGRTRSVDAEPAGELVFASFVGEEVGGTGARHAIENGFAPEHAIVAEGSTNYSGPGVTDVVVAHRGRRGSTITARGTASHASEPEAGENAIYRAADAVGEIRGLEVPSVEVLDEPLSGSVVVTEIEGGSAINVVPDRCTITVDERTVPGERADLEQLEKREGITRTVDQDLPPMECTDEAFAATVLEAADAVQSGTPHHVTKPHATDAGWLAQAGTECVICGASEPGQAHTKTESVSLEVLERCERIYREAAKRWLG
- a CDS encoding carboxypeptidase M32 translates to MSTEQTAAAEGDAYEQLLERVERISNVGNAAGILRWDQEVVMPEDGTPARAKQLSTLSSLSHELLTAEETGELLEELEGDELSAEQAAVVREVRRQYDRATSVPGELVEEISETTANAHPVWMEAREEDDFSTFAPTLETLVELKREYAEHIDPDADPYAVLFADYEPYLDLETAERVLERLRDELVPLIEAIEESDAELATDAFAGEFDDDDQEALARDVLDALGYDWGRGRLDTAPHPFSSGTQFDARVTTRFDESDLLGSITSTIHEFGHANYTLGLPDDHYGTPLGEARDLTVHESQSRLWENHVGRSRPFWEFFLPTARERFSDLEEVSPEEAYEAANQVYDDNLIRVEADELTYHLHIVIRFEIERDLVSGDLDVEDVPQAWNDKYEEYLGVRPDTDAEGALQDIHWSHGSFGYFPTYSLGSVLAAQLYDAAEEDLGDLDDRIREGEFDDLNGWLREHVHAHGKQYTTPDLVEEATGESYTADYFLEYAKSKYGELYDLE
- a CDS encoding DUF5305 domain-containing protein, with amino-acid sequence MTENPRVDLLIATHGRRLLLVLVVVGVLAVVAAGWVAATPETTTVPEEVGGEVSTEASTSALVVQDGLWAEGTELEDNAVYLLNDSPTLVVSPATAVGSDDADVTHEVRIRLEATRGGSVFWEETATVDRHTAPVEDGVATSEIDVDVPAVLERKHDVERELGGVGTVDASLEVLVEYDTGEYAGELAATSPLEATGDAYWLEDPLEDSNPHTETVHTEVTDGPNVSLVALLLVVGVSAFGAAAVVYGRSDVDPEQARQAVHKRRYAEWISNGTIPMWIGDHQVELDSLEDVVDVAIDSGERVVHDRRRGLFAVVNDDVVYYFSERGTWEETAWPSVEIAEQSPPEGDDAPDDLVDAEDSSAWEKL